One Orcinus orca chromosome 7, mOrcOrc1.1, whole genome shotgun sequence genomic window carries:
- the LOC101269848 gene encoding hypoxanthine-guanine phosphoribosyltransferase-like: MVTHSPSIVISDDEPGYDLDLFCIPNHYAEDLEKVFIPHGLIMDRTKWLAQDVMKEMGGHHIVALCVLKGGYKFFADLLDYIKALNRNSDRSIPITVDFIRLKSYCNDQSTGDIKVIGEDDLSTFTGKNVLIVEDIIDTGKTVQTLLSLVKQHNPKLVKVASWLVKRTPQSVGYKPDFAGFEIPDKFVVGYALDCNEYFRDLNHVCVISKTGKAKYKA, from the coding sequence ATGGTGACCCACAGCCCCAGCATCGTGATTAGTGATGATGAACCAGGTTATGACCTAGATTTATTTTGTATACCTAATCATTATGCTGAGGACTTGGAAAAGGTGTTTATTCCTCATGGACTAATTAtggacaggaccaaatggctGGCTCAAGATGTGATGAAGGAGATGGGAGGCCATCACATCGTGGCCCTCTGTGTGCTCAAGGGGGGCTATAAATTCTTTGCTGACCTGCTGGATTACATCAAAGCACTAAACAGAAATAGTGATAGATCTATACCTATAACTGTAGATTTTATCAGACTGAAGAGCTATTGTAATGACCAGTCAACAGGTGACATAAAAGTAATTGGTGAAGATGATCTCTCAACTTTCACTGGAAAGAATGTCTTGATTGTTGAAGATATAATTGACACTGGCAAAACAGTGCAAACCTTGCTTTCCTTGGTCAAGCAGCATAATCCAAAGCTGGTCAAGGTTGCAAGCTGGCTGGTGAAAAGGACCCCTCAAAGTGTTGGATATAAACCAGACTTTGCTGGATTTGAAATTCCAGACAAGTTTGTTGTAGGATATGCCCTTGACTGTAATGAATACTTCAGGGATTTGAATCATGTTTGTGTCATTAGCAAAACtggaaaagcaaaatacaaagcCTAA